In the genome of Burkholderiales bacterium, one region contains:
- a CDS encoding HAMP domain-containing protein — MILLPRSLLWRTVLLMALVIIASQLIWLALARQAEREPRAKQIAHQAAGLVTFTRTSLLAVPPDKRRFLLSELYEREGIRVYPVAPDDIRAPLPERPLARLLAREIRRELGPQTRVALGLRGIPGLWVSFDIDGHEYWVVVPRLSTIEHSLPLRWIGWGVLSMGMALVAAWFIVWRVSQPLRALAAAAEQLGKGEQPPDLPETGPQEIRALTRRFNQMNRDLARLNRERTVMLAGVSHDLRTPLARLRLAVEMLRDQVDASLHRGMIEDIADLDAIIGQFLAFARGAEQEAPRSTDLNQLVSELAERYRRSGKHLTTVLEPLPRLRLRPLAMQRAIGNLLDNAFKYGGDEVSVQTKHAGGFAFLSVLDRGPGLGPAEAAMAIQPFARLDTARGETSGAGLGLAIVDRIAQLHGGRLELLPRGGGGLEARITLPLRA, encoded by the coding sequence ATGATCCTGCTGCCGCGCTCCCTGTTGTGGCGCACCGTGCTCCTCATGGCCCTGGTGATCATCGCCAGCCAGCTCATCTGGTTGGCGCTGGCCCGCCAGGCCGAGCGCGAGCCGCGCGCCAAGCAGATCGCGCACCAGGCGGCCGGCCTGGTCACTTTCACCCGCACCTCGCTGCTCGCCGTGCCGCCGGACAAACGGCGCTTCCTGTTGAGCGAGTTGTATGAGCGCGAGGGCATCCGCGTCTATCCCGTCGCGCCGGACGACATCCGCGCGCCCCTCCCCGAGCGCCCCCTGGCACGCCTGCTGGCGCGGGAAATCCGCCGCGAGCTGGGGCCCCAGACCCGGGTGGCGCTGGGTCTGCGCGGCATCCCCGGCCTATGGGTCAGCTTCGACATCGACGGCCACGAATACTGGGTGGTCGTACCCCGCCTGAGCACGATCGAGCACAGTCTGCCGCTGCGCTGGATCGGATGGGGCGTATTGAGCATGGGCATGGCCCTGGTCGCCGCCTGGTTCATCGTCTGGCGCGTCAGCCAGCCGTTACGGGCCCTGGCGGCGGCGGCCGAACAGCTGGGCAAGGGCGAGCAGCCCCCCGATCTGCCGGAGACCGGCCCGCAGGAAATCCGCGCCCTTACCCGCCGCTTCAATCAAATGAACCGCGATCTGGCGCGCCTCAACCGCGAGCGCACGGTGATGCTCGCCGGCGTCTCCCACGACCTGCGCACGCCGCTGGCGCGCCTGCGGCTGGCGGTGGAGATGCTGCGGGATCAGGTCGATGCCTCCCTTCACCGGGGCATGATCGAGGACATCGCCGATCTGGACGCCATCATCGGCCAGTTTCTCGCCTTCGCGCGCGGCGCGGAACAGGAGGCACCGAGGTCCACCGACCTCAATCAACTTGTGTCAGAACTCGCCGAGCGCTACCGCCGATCCGGAAAGCACCTCACCACGGTACTGGAACCCCTGCCCCGCTTGCGTCTGCGGCCGCTGGCGATGCAGCGGGCGATTGGCAATCTGCTCGACAATGCCTTCAAATATGGCGGCGATGAAGTGAGCGTGCAAACGAAGCACGCCGGCGGATTCGCCTTCCTCAGCGTACTCGACCGCGGTCCAGGCCTGGGTCCGGCAGAGGCCGCCATGGCAATTCAGCCTTTTGCCCGGCTGGATACCGCACGCGGCGAAACCAGCGGCGCCGGCCTGGGGCTGGCCATCGTGGACCGCATCGCGCAACTGCACGGCGGGCGCCTGGAATTGCTGCCGCGCGGCGGCGGCGGCCTGGAAGCGCGCATCACCCTGCCTTTGAGAGCGTAA